One part of the Vogesella sp. LIG4 genome encodes these proteins:
- the glpD gene encoding glycerol-3-phosphate dehydrogenase yields MESFDLLVIGGGINGAGIARDAAGRGLKVLLCEKDDLAAHTSSASTKLIHGGLRYLEYYEFGLVRKALQERELLLDAAPHIMWPLRFVMPHDAEQRPAWLIRCGLFLYDHLARRKRLAGSQRIRFDRHPAGAPLQGRYQQGFVYSDGWVNDARLVVLNAMDAAEHGASIRTRTACVAARRSGEQWLCTLQDEHGQREVSARAVVNAAGPWVQQLLGGVIHAPASKAIRLVKGSHIIVKKLFDHPYAYIFQNPDQRIIFAIPYEQDFTLIGTTDVDFHGDANQVAIDGDEIAYLCAMSNRYFERQISPADVVATYSGVRPLLDDEHSSASGVTRDYALELDTDGAPLLSVFGGKITTYRKLAEQVMDQLAPLLGNNRPGWTAGSALPGGDLPDANFDAFLAKLQQAKPWLPATLAARLARAYGSRVHALLGDASSLAALGREIQPGLYEAELHYLVEKEWAHSADDILWRRSKLRLHLPAGADAAVEAWLAEYRARQGSDKLLLRAG; encoded by the coding sequence GTGGAAAGTTTTGACCTGCTCGTGATCGGTGGCGGCATCAATGGCGCCGGCATTGCCCGGGACGCCGCCGGCCGCGGCCTGAAAGTGCTGTTGTGCGAAAAGGACGACCTGGCCGCACACACCTCCTCCGCCAGCACCAAGCTGATCCACGGCGGCCTGCGCTACCTGGAATATTACGAATTCGGCCTGGTGCGCAAAGCGCTGCAGGAACGCGAACTGCTGCTGGATGCCGCGCCGCACATCATGTGGCCGCTGCGCTTCGTGATGCCGCACGACGCCGAACAGCGCCCGGCCTGGCTGATCCGCTGCGGGCTGTTCCTGTACGACCACCTGGCCCGCCGCAAGCGCCTGGCCGGCAGCCAGCGCATCCGCTTCGACCGCCACCCGGCCGGCGCCCCGCTGCAGGGCCGCTACCAGCAGGGCTTTGTCTACTCCGACGGCTGGGTGAACGATGCACGGCTGGTGGTGCTGAACGCCATGGACGCCGCCGAGCACGGCGCCAGCATCCGCACCCGCACCGCCTGCGTGGCGGCACGGCGCAGCGGCGAGCAGTGGCTCTGCACGCTGCAGGACGAACACGGCCAGCGCGAAGTGAGCGCCCGCGCGGTGGTGAACGCCGCCGGGCCATGGGTGCAGCAGCTGCTGGGCGGCGTGATCCACGCCCCGGCCAGCAAGGCCATCCGCCTGGTGAAGGGCAGCCACATCATCGTGAAAAAGCTGTTCGACCACCCGTATGCCTACATCTTCCAGAACCCGGATCAGCGCATCATCTTCGCCATTCCCTACGAGCAGGATTTCACCCTGATCGGCACCACCGACGTGGACTTCCACGGCGATGCCAACCAGGTGGCGATAGACGGCGACGAGATCGCCTACCTGTGCGCGATGAGCAACCGCTACTTCGAACGCCAGATCAGCCCGGCCGACGTGGTGGCCACCTACTCCGGCGTGCGCCCGCTGCTGGACGACGAACACAGCAGCGCCAGCGGCGTTACCCGCGACTACGCGCTGGAGCTGGATACCGACGGCGCGCCGCTGCTGTCGGTGTTCGGCGGCAAGATCACCACCTACCGCAAACTGGCGGAACAGGTAATGGACCAGCTGGCGCCGCTGCTGGGCAACAACCGCCCCGGCTGGACCGCCGGCAGCGCCCTGCCCGGCGGCGATCTGCCGGACGCGAACTTCGACGCCTTCCTGGCCAAACTGCAGCAAGCCAAGCCGTGGCTGCCGGCAACGTTGGCCGCACGACTGGCGCGCGCCTACGGCAGCCGCGTGCATGCGCTGCTGGGCGACGCCAGCAGCCTGGCGGCGCTGGGGCGCGAGATCCAGCCCGGCCTGTACGAAGCCGAGCTGCACTACCTGGTGGAAAAGGAATGGGCGCACAGCGCCGATGACATCCTGTGGCGGCGCAGCAAGCTGCGCCTGCATCTGCCGGCCGGTGCCGATGCGGCGGTGGAGGCCTGGCTGGCCGAATACCGCGCCCGCCAGGGCAGCGACAAGCTGCTGCTGCGCGCCGGTTAG